A single region of the Deltaproteobacteria bacterium genome encodes:
- a CDS encoding ABC transporter ATP-binding protein: MLALGGIEKRFGALAALAGIDLGVETGDVLGIVGPNGSGKTTLLNIVTGVYPPTAGSVTFQGKDITGWAGHRIARLGIARTFQNVRLFPTMTVFHNVWAAQHSRTSGGLLGLLRGRPAAGGRDARRVDEALEQVGLLGDREVLARHLPLPARRRLEVARALTVDARLVLLDEPAGGMTPAETADMARLIREVVAPGRTCVVIEHKMALIAGVCNRLCVLDFGRKIAEGLPDRVLADARVRQAYLG, from the coding sequence ATGCTGGCGCTCGGCGGCATTGAGAAACGTTTCGGCGCCTTGGCCGCCCTCGCCGGGATCGACCTCGGGGTGGAGACCGGAGACGTCCTGGGCATTGTCGGGCCCAACGGCTCCGGCAAGACCACGCTGCTAAACATCGTGACCGGCGTGTACCCGCCGACGGCGGGAAGCGTCACCTTCCAGGGCAAGGACATCACGGGATGGGCCGGGCACCGTATCGCGCGCCTGGGCATCGCGCGCACTTTCCAGAACGTCCGGCTGTTTCCCACCATGACCGTCTTCCACAACGTGTGGGCCGCGCAGCACAGCCGGACCTCCGGCGGTCTGCTCGGCCTGCTCCGCGGCCGGCCGGCGGCAGGGGGCAGGGACGCGCGGAGAGTCGACGAAGCGCTGGAGCAGGTGGGCCTCCTGGGAGACCGGGAAGTGCTGGCCAGGCACCTGCCCTTGCCGGCGCGGCGGCGACTGGAGGTGGCGCGCGCGCTGACCGTCGACGCGAGGCTGGTGCTGCTCGACGAGCCCGCGGGCGGCATGACCCCGGCCGAGACCGCGGACATGGCGCGGCTCATCCGTGAAGTCGTGGCCCCGGGCCGGACCTGCGTGGTGATCGAGCACAAGATGGCCCTGATCGCGGGCGTGTGCAACCGCCTGTGCGTGCTGGATTTCGGCCGCAAGATCGCCGAAGGACTCCCGGACCGTGTGCTTGCCGACGCCCGGGTCCGGCAAGCCTATCTGGGG